A genomic segment from Microbulbifer elongatus encodes:
- a CDS encoding efflux RND transporter periplasmic adaptor subunit: MHRFLPHLISALRCSAAVAAALSLAACSAPEPDTAKPPRPAIVVHPSASGAQLAVYPGEVRARHEPALAFRVGGAVTRRLVDVGDRVKQGQPLAELDAQDLQLQRDAARAQLQAAETENRNASNELARYRDLLQRKLIGESQFDAVKTRHDSSVAQLERTRAQWKVADNQAEYATLKAPSDGVITGRRIDAGQVVSAGQTVFTMAADGEREVLIDLPEQEITRFAVGQAVTVELWSTPGTPIQGKVRELSPAAESGLRTYEARIAFSADANTEVNPQLGQSARVYARTDAKRPTQRLPMSAITADGAEAHVWRMDPETFTLHRVAVSVTRYGHEYAEVISSLTPQDWVLSAGTQLVREGQRVRPVDRQNRPIEMDDRLAQSQ; this comes from the coding sequence ATGCACCGCTTCCTGCCACACCTAATTTCTGCTCTCCGATGCTCTGCAGCCGTAGCGGCCGCGCTGTCCCTGGCCGCCTGCTCGGCACCGGAACCGGATACTGCCAAGCCTCCGCGCCCGGCCATAGTGGTACACCCCAGTGCATCCGGCGCCCAGCTGGCGGTCTACCCTGGCGAAGTGCGCGCACGCCACGAGCCGGCACTGGCGTTCCGGGTGGGAGGTGCGGTGACCCGTCGCCTGGTGGATGTGGGTGACCGGGTCAAACAGGGCCAGCCCCTGGCGGAACTGGATGCACAGGATCTGCAATTGCAGCGAGATGCGGCCCGCGCACAGCTGCAGGCGGCCGAAACCGAAAACCGCAACGCCAGTAACGAACTGGCGCGCTACCGGGATCTGCTGCAGCGCAAGCTGATCGGCGAATCCCAGTTTGATGCGGTGAAGACCCGCCACGACAGCAGTGTGGCGCAGCTGGAGCGCACCCGCGCCCAATGGAAGGTAGCGGACAACCAGGCCGAATACGCAACCCTCAAGGCTCCCAGTGACGGCGTGATTACCGGCCGCCGCATTGACGCCGGGCAGGTGGTGAGCGCCGGTCAGACCGTATTCACCATGGCGGCCGATGGCGAACGCGAGGTGCTGATCGACCTGCCGGAACAGGAGATCACCCGCTTTGCCGTGGGCCAGGCGGTTACGGTGGAGCTGTGGTCCACCCCCGGCACTCCCATTCAGGGCAAGGTACGGGAGCTCTCCCCGGCGGCGGAATCCGGCCTGCGCACTTATGAGGCCCGCATTGCCTTCTCCGCCGACGCCAATACCGAGGTCAATCCACAGCTGGGTCAGAGTGCCCGGGTTTACGCGCGCACCGATGCGAAACGCCCGACTCAGCGCCTGCCCATGTCGGCAATCACCGCCGACGGCGCCGAGGCCCACGTCTGGCGTATGGATCCCGAGACCTTCACCCTGCACAGGGTTGCCGTCTCCGTAACCCGCTACGGCCACGAATACGCGGAAGTGATTTCCAGCCTGACCCCACAGGACTGGGTGCTCTCCGCCGGCACCCAACTGGTGCGGGAAGGCCAGCGGGTACGCCCGGTAGACCGCCAGAACCGACCGATCGAGATGGATGACCGGCTGGCACAGAGCCAGTAG
- a CDS encoding ABC transporter ATP-binding protein encodes MAESEVAIRASGLSKRFGSLVAVDQIDIAVPCKQIYGFLGPNGSGKSTSIRMLCGLLTPSAGEIEVLGLKIPAQAEVLRQRIGYMTQQFSLFEDLTVRENLEFLAAVQNMPSRRARPRIDELLEEYHFVGRAGQVAGTMSGGQKQRLALAGAVIHKPELLFLDEPTSAVDPESRRDFWEKLFELTDNGTTILVSTHYMDEAERCHRLAILDRGRLVADGTPDELTNALAGRTLLVNTHNQRAARKRVLQLPGVISAAQIGNSLRILTSGEQSGEKILQELQTVLQEREADARVTSVGANLEDVFVSVTHRQSSERTTASDEEVRH; translated from the coding sequence ATGGCGGAAAGTGAAGTCGCCATCCGCGCCAGCGGTCTCAGCAAACGATTTGGCAGCCTGGTGGCGGTAGACCAGATTGATATTGCCGTGCCATGCAAACAGATTTACGGGTTTCTCGGACCCAATGGCTCCGGCAAGTCCACCAGTATCCGTATGTTGTGCGGATTATTGACGCCTTCTGCCGGCGAAATTGAAGTGCTCGGTTTAAAGATCCCGGCACAGGCCGAGGTTCTCCGTCAGCGCATTGGCTATATGACCCAGCAATTCTCGCTGTTTGAGGACCTGACGGTACGGGAAAATCTGGAGTTTCTCGCGGCGGTCCAGAATATGCCGTCACGGCGGGCGCGCCCCCGTATTGACGAGCTGCTGGAGGAATATCATTTCGTGGGTCGAGCCGGGCAAGTGGCAGGAACCATGAGCGGTGGCCAAAAGCAGCGTCTGGCACTGGCGGGCGCGGTCATCCATAAACCGGAGCTGTTGTTTCTGGACGAACCGACCAGCGCGGTGGACCCGGAGTCGCGGCGGGACTTCTGGGAGAAGTTATTCGAGCTTACCGATAACGGCACCACCATCCTGGTTTCCACGCACTATATGGACGAGGCCGAACGCTGCCACCGGCTGGCCATTCTCGATCGCGGCCGACTGGTTGCCGACGGTACGCCCGACGAACTTACAAACGCGCTGGCGGGGCGAACGCTGCTGGTGAATACACACAATCAGCGTGCCGCGCGGAAGCGGGTGTTGCAGTTACCGGGTGTCATCAGTGCGGCGCAGATAGGTAATAGTCTGCGCATCCTGACCAGTGGTGAGCAGAGCGGGGAAAAGATCCTACAGGAATTGCAGACGGTGCTGCAGGAGCGCGAGGCCGATGCCCGTGTCACGTCTGTCGGCGCCAACCTTGAGGATGTATTTGTATCGGTCACACACCGTCAGTCCAGCGAACGCACCACAGCGTCGGATGAGGAGGTGCGCCATTGA
- a CDS encoding TetR/AcrR family transcriptional regulator has translation MSQANSSSTAPASRGRPKDPAKRQAILHAAKHLFLTHGFTGTSMDAVASAAGVSKLTVYSHFSDKETLFSDAIEDKCCSQMPVVMFTLEPGVPVEEMLQQIGEAFLEMLYHEDSMKLMRLISAVGAQDQTMANLFYEAGPMRTRNEMTRFLDRACALEQLNIPDTERASELFFGMLQGGCTHIQIMLGCAGPPGKAEIAKHVAEVVRVFTRGYQPR, from the coding sequence ATGAGCCAAGCAAATTCCAGCAGTACTGCCCCAGCCAGCCGGGGCCGCCCCAAAGATCCGGCCAAGCGGCAGGCGATACTCCATGCGGCCAAGCACCTGTTTCTCACCCACGGGTTTACCGGTACCAGCATGGATGCAGTGGCCAGTGCGGCGGGTGTCTCCAAGCTGACGGTCTACAGCCACTTCTCCGATAAGGAGACGCTGTTTTCGGACGCCATTGAGGACAAGTGCTGCAGCCAGATGCCGGTGGTAATGTTTACTCTTGAACCTGGGGTGCCGGTGGAGGAGATGCTGCAGCAGATCGGCGAGGCTTTTCTGGAAATGCTGTACCACGAAGATTCCATGAAGCTGATGCGTCTGATCAGCGCGGTGGGGGCTCAGGATCAGACGATGGCCAATCTGTTCTATGAGGCGGGGCCCATGCGTACCCGCAATGAAATGACCCGTTTTCTGGATCGGGCCTGTGCCCTGGAGCAACTGAATATTCCCGATACGGAGCGTGCGTCGGAACTGTTTTTTGGCATGCTGCAGGGGGGCTGTACCCATATCCAGATTATGCTCGGGTGTGCCGGACCTCCCGGCAAAGCGGAAATCGCCAAGCATGTGGCGGAAGTGGTGCGGGTATTTACCCGGGGCTACCAGCCGCGATAA
- a CDS encoding ABC transporter permease: MNLRRLYAVLLKEFRQMRRDRMTLAMIVGIPVMQLALFGYAINLNLRHLPAAIADQSNTSASRQFVMDLLATEVIQPVAQAQTPEQLMDMLRRGVISVGVVIPFDYERRLAVGQEAVQILVDGSDTVVQSAAAQLAQIPIGEPPPENNTLLPNRQSSVPFPQSPISVVAFYNPQRVSAINIVPGLIGIILTMTMVMFTAVAIVRERERGNMELLIATPVSSAELMIGKVLPYGLIGLIQTSLILILGLLLFSVPVRGSLVDVYLAALLLILANLAMGLLISTRALSQFQAMQMTFFVFLPSILLSGFMFPFDGMPKAAQWLAEILPLTHFLRLIRGIMLRGAGLLELWPDLLALVVFIGVMMTLAILRFNKSLD; this comes from the coding sequence TTGAATCTGCGGCGCCTCTATGCCGTTCTGCTCAAAGAATTCCGCCAGATGCGGCGGGACCGGATGACGCTGGCCATGATCGTGGGTATTCCGGTAATGCAGCTCGCGCTGTTTGGTTACGCCATCAATCTCAACCTGCGGCATCTGCCTGCGGCAATTGCCGATCAGTCCAATACCAGCGCTTCCCGGCAGTTTGTGATGGATCTGCTCGCGACGGAGGTGATCCAGCCCGTCGCCCAGGCGCAGACTCCCGAGCAGTTGATGGATATGTTGCGGCGCGGAGTGATCAGCGTGGGGGTGGTGATTCCGTTTGATTATGAGCGTCGCCTGGCGGTGGGTCAGGAGGCGGTGCAGATTCTGGTGGATGGCAGTGATACGGTAGTGCAGAGCGCCGCCGCGCAGTTGGCGCAGATACCCATTGGCGAACCGCCACCGGAAAACAATACGCTGCTACCCAATCGCCAGTCCTCGGTTCCTTTTCCACAAAGCCCCATCAGCGTTGTGGCTTTTTACAATCCGCAGCGGGTTTCAGCGATCAATATTGTGCCCGGGCTTATCGGTATCATTCTTACCATGACCATGGTGATGTTTACCGCAGTGGCGATCGTGCGGGAGCGGGAAAGGGGCAATATGGAATTGTTGATTGCCACCCCGGTGAGCAGCGCGGAACTGATGATCGGCAAGGTGCTTCCCTATGGGCTGATTGGCCTTATCCAGACCAGCCTGATCCTGATCCTGGGGTTGCTGTTGTTCAGCGTGCCGGTGCGCGGCAGCCTTGTGGATGTCTATCTGGCTGCGCTGCTGCTGATTCTTGCCAATCTCGCCATGGGGCTGTTGATCTCCACCCGCGCGCTGTCCCAGTTTCAGGCCATGCAGATGACCTTTTTCGTGTTTCTGCCGTCGATCCTGCTATCCGGATTTATGTTTCCGTTTGATGGAATGCCCAAAGCCGCCCAGTGGCTGGCGGAGATACTGCCGCTGACCCATTTCTTGCGCCTGATTCGGGGGATCATGTTGCGCGGTGCCGGCCTCCTCGAGCTGTGGCCGGATCTGCTCGCCCTTGTGGTCTTCATCGGCGTGATGATGACACTGGCGATACTGCGATTTAACAAGAGTCTCGATTGA
- a CDS encoding ABC transporter permease, protein MNVYGIRAIYQFEMARTGRALMQSIAWPVISTCLYFIVFGTAIGGRLGEIEGVSYGAFIIPGLIMLSLLSESISNASFGIFFPKFSGTIYEVLSAPVSAFEIVAGYVGAAATKSVIIGILILITARFFVDYEIAHPFWMFGFLVLTAVTFSMFGFIIGVWADDFQKLQIIPLMVITPLTLLGGAFYSINMLPEFWQKVTLFNPVVYLISGFRWAFYGVSDVNVGISLGMTLLFLFACMTAVWWIFRTGYKIRS, encoded by the coding sequence CGCCATCTACCAGTTTGAAATGGCCCGCACCGGGCGCGCCCTGATGCAGAGTATCGCCTGGCCGGTGATTTCCACCTGCCTGTACTTTATCGTGTTCGGCACCGCCATCGGCGGTCGCCTGGGCGAAATCGAAGGGGTGAGCTACGGAGCGTTTATCATTCCCGGTCTGATCATGCTGTCGCTGCTGTCGGAAAGTATTTCCAATGCTTCATTCGGCATCTTTTTCCCCAAATTCAGCGGCACCATATACGAGGTGCTTTCCGCACCGGTATCCGCGTTTGAGATCGTCGCCGGTTATGTCGGCGCGGCGGCCACCAAGTCGGTGATTATCGGAATTCTGATCCTGATCACCGCGCGGTTTTTTGTGGACTATGAGATTGCTCACCCTTTCTGGATGTTCGGTTTCCTGGTACTCACCGCCGTCACCTTCAGTATGTTCGGCTTTATTATCGGTGTCTGGGCAGATGACTTTCAGAAGCTGCAGATCATCCCGCTGATGGTGATTACGCCGCTGACCCTCCTCGGCGGTGCGTTTTACTCCATCAATATGTTACCGGAGTTCTGGCAGAAAGTGACGCTGTTCAACCCGGTGGTGTATCTGATCAGTGGTTTCCGCTGGGCCTTTTACGGGGTCTCCGATGTCAACGTGGGCATCAGCCTGGGTATGACACTACTGTTTCTGTTTGCATGTATGACCGCAGTCTGGTGGATCTTTCGTACCGGCTACAAGATCCGCAGCTGA
- a CDS encoding HlyD family secretion protein, producing the protein MSIRCVNLRCAVVSLLLLLAACGEQEEVALGTLEWDRIALPAPAAEKVVRIYVREGERVEPGQRLLDLDDAEALAQLRNAEAAVAQAQAALIELRVGPRVEEIERARASLASARATLTDREADYQRLVALGKKNYASRSDIDGARAAAESARAQVRAAREQLLELERGTRVEDVDQGEASLAAARAQAQAQRVLLEKLRLRAPRAGVVDSIPFKLGDQAPVGSALVVLLAGITPYARVYVPQSLRRQVIVGGRARIILDSSVVSGEPQQAEADRRALFDGRVRMVRNEPSFTPYYALTGDDVTRLSHIAEVQLRNEPRAAELPAGLPLRVEFLPETVGGEAYPQGDTLAEPHISGAPSPPDAPRENLPDPDGALPHKDAAPARSRYPEPRDGGK; encoded by the coding sequence ATGTCGATACGCTGCGTAAACCTGCGTTGTGCGGTTGTCTCGCTCCTGCTACTGCTCGCGGCCTGTGGCGAGCAGGAAGAGGTGGCCCTGGGTACGCTGGAATGGGATCGGATCGCACTGCCGGCGCCTGCTGCAGAAAAAGTGGTACGGATCTATGTGCGCGAAGGGGAGCGGGTTGAGCCGGGACAGCGCCTTCTCGATCTGGATGACGCTGAAGCGCTCGCGCAGCTGCGCAATGCCGAAGCCGCTGTGGCACAGGCGCAGGCCGCGCTGATCGAATTGCGTGTCGGCCCGCGGGTTGAGGAAATAGAGCGCGCCAGAGCCAGTCTCGCATCCGCCCGCGCGACCCTGACAGACCGGGAGGCGGACTACCAGCGCCTGGTCGCCCTCGGCAAAAAAAATTATGCCTCCCGCTCCGATATTGACGGCGCCCGCGCGGCCGCGGAAAGTGCCCGAGCGCAGGTACGGGCAGCGCGGGAGCAATTGCTGGAACTGGAGCGTGGCACGCGGGTTGAAGACGTTGATCAGGGCGAGGCATCCCTGGCAGCGGCGCGTGCTCAGGCACAGGCCCAGCGGGTTCTACTGGAAAAGCTGCGACTGCGCGCACCGCGCGCGGGTGTCGTCGACAGCATCCCTTTCAAGCTCGGTGACCAGGCCCCGGTCGGCAGCGCACTGGTGGTTCTGTTGGCCGGTATCACACCCTACGCCCGGGTTTATGTGCCCCAATCCCTGCGGCGGCAGGTCATCGTTGGCGGGCGCGCGCGGATTATCCTGGATAGCAGCGTTGTATCGGGCGAGCCACAGCAGGCTGAAGCTGATCGCCGGGCTCTGTTTGATGGCCGCGTGCGCATGGTGCGCAACGAACCTTCTTTCACGCCCTACTATGCGCTGACCGGGGACGATGTGACGCGTCTCAGCCATATCGCCGAAGTGCAGCTGCGCAATGAGCCCCGTGCTGCAGAGTTACCGGCAGGCCTGCCGCTGCGCGTGGAATTCCTGCCGGAAACCGTCGGCGGCGAAGCGTATCCGCAAGGGGACACACTGGCGGAACCGCACATTTCCGGCGCTCCCTCTCCTCCTGACGCGCCTCGGGAAAACCTGCCCGATCCGGATGGAGCGCTTCCGCACAAGGATGCTGCGCCCGCCAGGTCCCGATACCCGGAGCCTCGCGATGGCGGAAAGTGA
- a CDS encoding efflux RND transporter permease subunit: MSFNLSEWALKNKPLVLYAMLVLGLIGAISYTQLGQSEDPPFTFKVMVVNTLWPGASAEEVSRQITERIEKKLMETGDYQRITSFSRPGQSQVMFMARDDMRSSEIPDLWYQVRKKVGDIRHTLPADIQGPFFNDEFGTTFGNIYALTGQGFDYALMKDYADRLQLALQRVDDVGKVELLGLQDEKIWVEISNAKLASLGIPLSAVQSVLQAQNQMADAGIVEAVSDRVRIRISGQFRSVEEIRQFPIHANGHTLTLGDIANVYRGFSDPPQPRMRFMGEDAIGIAVSMKDGGDILQLGERLDAAVETLQQDLPIGLTLSKVSDQPAAVKSGVGEFVKVLIEALVIVMLVSFFSLGFRTGLVVALSIPLVLAMTFALMHYFDIGLHKISLGALVLALGLMVDDAIIAVEMMAIKMEQGLSRLKAAGFAWTSTAFPMLTGTLITAAGFLPIATAQSGTGEYTRSIFQVVTLSLLASWVAAVVFVPYLGNRLLPAYGGHTPSDHSGSKSADHQDPYQKPFYQRFRRVLNVCLRYRKTVLLLTVIIFVGAIFLFRFVPQQFFPSSARLELMVDLKLNEGASLSATEEQALRLEELLSQNPLVENYVAYVGTGSPRFYLPLDQQLPAASFAQFVVLTRSVEEREQVRQWLISTLNEQFPSVRTRVSRLENGPPVGYPVQFRVSGEHISEARRIAREVAAVVRSNDDVANVHLDWEEPSKVVKLDVDQARAREMGVSTASLSRALQGSLSGTAVGQYREDNELITVAVRGQERERQALEQLGNLAVQTDSGQSLPLNQVATLDYGFEEGVIWHRDRLPTVTVRADIYGTQQPATVVANLWPKLQSVREALPPGYLLEIGGSVEESARGQDSVNAGMPLFIFVVFTLLMLQLRSFSLATMVFLTAPLGIIGVTLFLLLFNQPFGFVAMLGTIALAGMIMRNSVILVDQIEQDKRQGLAPWDAIVESTVRRFRPIVLTALTAVLAMIPLSRSDFFGPMAVAIMGGLIVATALTLLFLPALYAAWFRVEKSEESDSPENPLPAIS; the protein is encoded by the coding sequence ATGTCATTCAACCTCTCCGAGTGGGCACTGAAAAATAAACCGCTGGTGCTCTATGCCATGCTCGTGCTCGGCCTGATCGGGGCCATTTCCTACACGCAACTGGGGCAGAGCGAAGACCCGCCCTTTACCTTCAAGGTGATGGTGGTCAATACCCTGTGGCCCGGAGCCAGTGCCGAAGAGGTGTCCCGCCAGATCACCGAGCGTATCGAAAAGAAACTGATGGAGACCGGGGATTATCAGCGCATCACCTCGTTTTCCCGCCCCGGTCAGTCCCAGGTGATGTTTATGGCCCGGGATGATATGCGCTCATCGGAGATCCCTGACCTCTGGTACCAGGTGCGCAAAAAAGTGGGGGACATCCGTCACACATTGCCCGCGGATATACAGGGGCCGTTTTTCAATGACGAATTCGGCACCACCTTCGGCAATATCTATGCCCTGACCGGTCAGGGCTTTGATTACGCGCTGATGAAAGACTATGCCGACCGACTGCAGCTGGCGCTGCAGCGGGTGGACGACGTGGGCAAGGTGGAACTGCTCGGCCTGCAGGATGAAAAAATCTGGGTGGAAATTTCCAATGCCAAGCTGGCATCACTGGGCATTCCACTTTCTGCTGTACAGTCGGTTCTGCAGGCGCAAAATCAGATGGCGGATGCCGGCATCGTGGAAGCGGTCAGCGACCGGGTGCGTATCCGCATCAGCGGTCAGTTCCGCAGTGTCGAGGAAATTCGCCAGTTTCCCATTCACGCCAATGGACACACATTGACCCTCGGCGATATCGCCAACGTATATCGGGGCTTCAGTGATCCCCCGCAACCGCGCATGCGCTTTATGGGTGAGGATGCCATTGGCATCGCGGTGTCCATGAAGGACGGCGGCGATATCCTGCAATTGGGTGAGCGACTGGATGCCGCGGTGGAAACACTTCAGCAGGACCTGCCCATCGGCCTGACCCTGAGCAAGGTGTCTGACCAGCCGGCTGCGGTAAAAAGCGGTGTGGGCGAGTTTGTAAAGGTACTGATTGAAGCGCTGGTGATCGTGATGCTGGTGAGCTTCTTCTCACTGGGCTTCCGCACCGGGCTGGTGGTGGCCCTGTCTATCCCGCTGGTGCTGGCGATGACCTTTGCACTGATGCACTACTTTGATATCGGCCTGCACAAAATTTCGTTGGGCGCCCTGGTCCTCGCCCTGGGATTGATGGTGGACGACGCGATCATCGCCGTGGAAATGATGGCCATCAAAATGGAACAGGGATTGAGCCGACTGAAAGCCGCGGGCTTTGCCTGGACCAGTACCGCCTTTCCCATGCTCACCGGTACCCTGATCACCGCCGCCGGATTCCTGCCAATCGCTACCGCGCAATCCGGTACCGGTGAATACACCCGGTCGATTTTCCAGGTCGTGACGCTCTCCCTGCTCGCCTCCTGGGTGGCGGCGGTGGTGTTCGTGCCCTACCTGGGTAACCGCCTGCTGCCGGCGTATGGCGGGCATACCCCTTCCGACCATTCGGGCAGCAAAAGCGCCGATCATCAGGACCCCTACCAAAAACCGTTTTACCAGCGCTTCCGTCGAGTTCTGAATGTGTGCCTGCGCTACCGCAAGACCGTGCTGCTGCTGACCGTCATCATTTTTGTGGGGGCGATTTTTCTGTTCCGGTTTGTGCCGCAGCAGTTCTTTCCCTCCTCGGCCCGCCTGGAATTGATGGTGGACCTGAAACTGAATGAAGGCGCCTCCCTGAGTGCCACCGAAGAACAGGCATTGCGCCTGGAGGAACTGCTGTCGCAGAACCCGCTGGTGGAAAACTATGTGGCCTACGTGGGCACGGGCTCACCGCGGTTTTACCTGCCACTCGACCAGCAGCTGCCCGCGGCCAGCTTTGCCCAGTTTGTGGTGCTGACCCGCAGCGTGGAAGAACGGGAGCAGGTACGCCAGTGGCTGATCTCCACACTCAATGAGCAGTTCCCATCGGTGCGCACCCGGGTATCGCGGCTGGAGAACGGGCCACCGGTGGGTTACCCGGTGCAGTTCCGGGTTTCCGGAGAGCATATCAGTGAGGCGCGCCGGATCGCGCGGGAAGTCGCCGCAGTAGTGCGCAGCAATGACGACGTGGCCAATGTCCATCTGGACTGGGAAGAGCCCAGCAAAGTGGTAAAACTCGATGTGGACCAGGCGCGCGCACGGGAAATGGGGGTCAGTACCGCTTCCCTGTCCCGGGCATTGCAAGGCTCACTGTCCGGTACCGCAGTGGGGCAATACCGCGAGGATAACGAGCTGATTACGGTCGCGGTGCGCGGCCAGGAACGGGAACGACAGGCGCTGGAACAGCTGGGGAACCTGGCGGTGCAAACCGACAGCGGCCAATCCCTGCCTCTGAACCAGGTTGCCACGCTCGATTACGGCTTTGAGGAAGGGGTGATCTGGCACCGGGACCGCCTGCCCACGGTCACCGTGCGTGCGGACATTTACGGAACCCAGCAACCGGCAACCGTGGTCGCCAATCTCTGGCCAAAGTTGCAGTCGGTACGCGAGGCACTACCGCCGGGCTACCTGCTGGAAATCGGCGGCAGCGTGGAAGAGTCCGCGCGCGGACAGGACTCGGTCAACGCCGGTATGCCACTGTTTATCTTTGTGGTGTTTACTCTGTTGATGCTGCAGCTGCGCAGCTTCTCACTGGCCACCATGGTGTTCCTCACCGCGCCTCTGGGGATTATCGGAGTCACCCTGTTCCTGCTGCTGTTCAATCAGCCCTTTGGCTTTGTGGCGATGCTTGGCACTATTGCCCTGGCCGGCATGATCATGCGCAACTCGGTTATTCTGGTGGATCAGATTGAGCAGGACAAACGCCAGGGCCTCGCGCCCTGGGACGCCATCGTGGAGTCCACAGTACGCCGCTTCCGCCCGATTGTGCTCACCGCGCTGACCGCGGTACTGGCGATGATCCCGCTGTCCCGGAGTGACTTCTTTGGGCCCATGGCGGTGGCAATTATGGGCGGTCTGATTGTGGCCACCGCGCTGACGCTGCTGTTTCTGCCGGCACTCTATGCGGCCTGGTTCCGGGTTGAGAAATCAGAGGAAAGTGATTCACCAGAAAATCCTTTACCCGCAATCAGCTAA
- a CDS encoding glycerophosphodiester phosphodiesterase produces the protein MIKRLLLLLLIGLLVFIGWRYLAARPAAHTGLQFPSFQAEGFRRPLVISHADDSGLGLYPGNTPVFLQKMAEMNVDVLEMDVHATSDDELVLMHDDTVDRTTDGKGRIRDKSLEELRQLNVAYNWSQDGTTYPYRENPQRILTVDEVFKTYPRYPMVIELKTPDPEAARALCRKLKAFNKSNLVIVSSFYQGAVNALREDCPQVATGAGSDEVRYFAAATKLNAFRLLSPRYQALHIPLSYDGITLVDRRSLRQAQNHGVRVDVWTVNDEAEMRRLIELGVDGIMTDRPDRLLRVIEEIQEFHEMSD, from the coding sequence ATGATCAAACGCCTACTGTTACTCCTACTGATCGGTCTACTGGTATTTATTGGCTGGCGCTACCTCGCCGCCCGTCCGGCAGCGCACACCGGTCTGCAATTTCCCAGTTTCCAGGCCGAAGGCTTTCGCCGGCCGCTGGTCATTTCCCACGCGGACGATTCCGGTCTGGGGCTCTACCCGGGCAATACGCCGGTCTTTTTACAAAAGATGGCGGAAATGAACGTGGATGTACTGGAAATGGATGTCCACGCCACTAGCGACGATGAGCTGGTGCTGATGCACGACGATACCGTCGACAGAACCACCGATGGCAAGGGGCGTATTCGCGATAAATCCCTTGAAGAATTAAGGCAGCTGAATGTGGCCTACAACTGGAGCCAGGATGGCACCACCTACCCATACCGGGAAAACCCTCAGCGCATTCTTACGGTGGATGAAGTATTCAAAACCTATCCCCGCTATCCAATGGTGATCGAGCTGAAAACCCCGGACCCGGAAGCGGCGCGCGCACTCTGCCGCAAGCTGAAGGCTTTTAACAAAAGTAATCTGGTGATCGTCTCTTCGTTTTATCAGGGCGCTGTCAATGCGCTGCGGGAGGACTGCCCGCAGGTGGCTACCGGGGCCGGTTCCGATGAGGTCAGATATTTTGCCGCGGCCACCAAACTGAACGCCTTTCGCCTGTTGAGCCCTCGTTATCAGGCGTTGCATATCCCTCTGTCCTACGATGGCATCACGCTGGTGGATCGCCGCAGTCTGCGCCAGGCGCAGAACCATGGGGTGCGCGTGGATGTGTGGACCGTGAATGACGAAGCGGAGATGCGCCGCCTGATTGAGTTGGGGGTGGATGGCATTATGACCGATAGACCCGATCGCCTGTTGCGGGTGATCGAGGAGATACAGGAGTTTCACGAGATGAGTGATTAA
- a CDS encoding glycerophosphodiester phosphodiesterase — protein MSRSEFWLNPHRARPLVIAHGDERGGGLYPGNTRLYLRKMVALGVDALEIDLNLTADGRLVLLHDGTLERTTDGHGLAREQSLAQLRALNAAYHWSPDGEHFPYREDPQPLITIEEAFAEFPETPMIIELKNDDPRAARALAQAIAQAGCESRVVVSSFHRGVIRAFRELCPEVATGATLPEALLFFLAQLVFAEQLLKPAYQTMQLPMRYYGIPVFTRRFIAAARRTGLHLSVWTVNKPAAMKKYIARGLDGIVSDRPDRLMSILER, from the coding sequence TTGAGTCGTTCTGAATTCTGGTTGAATCCGCACCGTGCGCGCCCCCTGGTTATCGCCCATGGGGACGAGCGGGGTGGAGGTCTGTACCCGGGCAATACACGATTGTACCTGCGCAAAATGGTGGCGCTGGGGGTGGACGCGCTGGAAATTGACCTGAACCTGACTGCAGATGGCCGCCTGGTGTTGCTACACGACGGCACCCTCGAGCGCACCACCGACGGTCATGGACTGGCAAGGGAGCAATCCCTTGCGCAACTGCGTGCGCTCAACGCGGCCTATCACTGGTCGCCGGATGGCGAGCACTTTCCCTACCGGGAAGATCCCCAGCCGCTGATCACCATTGAGGAAGCTTTTGCCGAGTTTCCGGAAACCCCGATGATTATCGAGTTGAAGAACGACGATCCGCGTGCGGCCCGGGCTCTGGCCCAGGCCATTGCGCAGGCGGGTTGTGAGTCGAGGGTGGTTGTATCCTCTTTTCATCGCGGGGTGATCCGTGCCTTTCGCGAGCTCTGCCCCGAAGTCGCCACCGGTGCCACCCTGCCGGAAGCGCTTTTGTTTTTTCTCGCGCAGCTGGTATTTGCGGAGCAGTTACTCAAGCCTGCCTATCAGACCATGCAGTTGCCGATGCGTTACTACGGCATCCCCGTATTCACCCGGCGCTTTATCGCGGCGGCGCGTCGTACAGGCCTGCATCTGTCCGTGTGGACCGTCAATAAACCTGCAGCCATGAAAAAATATATTGCCCGGGGACTGGACGGAATTGTTTCCGACCGGCCCGACCGGCTGATGTCGATACTGGAACGCTAA